Below is a window of Prosthecochloris sp. GSB1 DNA.
ACCCCGGCCTGTCATAGAAGAATTTGCTCGATATCCGTTTCGGCAAGGCCCTCAACCCGGCGAGAATTTCGGCGACCACCGTCTGTCGGCCTATTTCCGGAAGACAGTTGACGATCGTCCCCGAGCCGCACTCGAAAAAATAGTTCTCGGAATAATCCATTCAGTTTTCCTTCGGTTCTCCGGTTTCAAAAGGGTTGGCTGGATCGTTGCTCCATTCGAACCAGCCTCCGTCATAGACCGACACGCGAGGCCATCCCATCAAAAGCGCGTTGAACCAGGCTTCGCTGCCGCGCCAGCCGGTGCCGCAGTAAAATGCGAGATGTTTTTCCGGAACGATGCCGGAGCGTTTCCATATGTCCGAGATTTCATGGTATTCACGGGTGGTATGGTCGAGGTTCCGATAGTTTTCCATGTGGTAGGCGTCGCTGCCGCAATCGGCGAACACCGCGCCGGGTATGCGCCCCTTTTTCCTGATGTAGTTGTAGCCGCTCACCTCGCCGGTATATTCGGGATAGCTTCTCACGCAGATCAGATCGGCTCCTTCCGATCGAAGCATCTCCTTCGCTTCTGGTGTATCGACGGCGAGTTCCGGACGCGCCGGGATATCCGCCCCGAATTCGGCGACCGGCTGTTTCGGCACGTCCTCCGTGCTGATTGCGAAACCTGCGTCTACCCAGGAACGATATCCGCCGTTGAGCACGCGAACATCCTTCACGCCCGCGTACATCATGATAAAGGCGAGCCTGACGGCCCCGATATGCCCGGCTGCGCTGCCGGGGAAATCGTCATCATTGTCGGGATGCAGGAACTTGCCGTAAAGGACGACCGTCGTGTCCGCTGTGACGCCGTGCGCTTCGAGCGCCGCTTTCAGTTCTTCAGGGGTGCGCCGGTTCCACGTCTCGGGCGATTCGAGAGCGAGCGTGTCCATATCGATCGCCCCGGGGACATGCCCGCCGAGATAGGCGTTCCGGT
It encodes the following:
- a CDS encoding rhodanese-like domain-containing protein, giving the protein MAELKNVTTQELRALVEHARAKILDVRSVDAYNGWAMRGEARGGHIKGAKSLPEKWLGWPEWKRILDFKGIARNDSLAVYGYAPEEALKTAERLRESGYTDVSVYNGFLAEWSATEALPMEKLPNYRLLVSPEWVGTLISGGIPSEYRNDRFIVCHAHYRNRNAYLGGHVPGAIDMDTLALESPETWNRRTPEELKAALEAHGVTADTTVVLYGKFLHPDNDDDFPGSAAGHIGAVRLAFIMMYAGVKDVRVLNGGYRSWVDAGFAISTEDVPKQPVAEFGADIPARPELAVDTPEAKEMLRSEGADLICVRSYPEYTGEVSGYNYIRKKGRIPGAVFADCGSDAYHMENYRNLDHTTREYHEISDIWKRSGIVPEKHLAFYCGTGWRGSEAWFNALLMGWPRVSVYDGGWFEWSNDPANPFETGEPKEN